The DNA sequence GCCAACAGATCCACCCAGACAAAGGACACAGGGATTTAAAGCTTTACAGGGCGATTTCTGACCTCTATTATCTGTCTGCTGCAGGCGTGCAGGTCAGAATCACTCACAGCTggaattcaattaaaaaaatacagattaaaatgAACCGACTGCAGAAAAGATAAGCAGTACATTTATGAATGAGGATTTTCCCAGCGCGCTTTGGGCGTAGGAAGAAGCCTTGGGAGGAACCATCCTCCTCTGAcaactaagcaaaaaaaaattaatctcaGAGTTAATTGTAGGATGAACCAAAAGCACAGGTGCAGCTGGAGGTGGAGactctgatatatatatatatatatatatatatacaagccTGAAGAGTCACAGCACAGAAGACCGTGAAGACTGAACTCTctcaaaaaccacaaaaacatcTGGTAAGACTCATATACGGTTGTTAATATggtttttttgttcataattgTAGAACGTGCCTTGTTGGTTACTCTGAACAAGCAACAAatcaaatgataaatgataataaaatgagaGGCATTTTTAATAGGCTTTGTGCATTATGCCTCTGAAACCAAAGTGGTATATCTGACCAAAAAGAGGTCTCCGCTTTCACTCTCCAGGCAGCAGAGATGAAGAGCATGTTGGCGGGGTTGGCTCTGGTTTTGTTGGTGCTCGGTGTGACCGAGGGACGGATTATCAGTAAATGTGAGCTGAAGAAGAAGCTGGAGACGGCTCAGATTCAGGTGATTCGAGCCATGGGAGAAAACATGACCGCGAATGATCTCAACTACAGACGTGAGTAACGCATCCCTTTCGCtcagcattatataaatatttacagcgAAAGCCGACGACACGTTGTAtcgatttttctttaatgccaaatatcattaggacattaagtGAAGATCACGTTTtgaggaagatattttgtacatttccatCCGTAGCTATAACAAAACTCAAATTAGCAATATGCATCACTTCATTTGAACGACTTTAAAGGCaactttctcaatatttagatttttttgcctcctcagattacagattttcaaatatcgTCCTATCCTAACAGACCATGAAAAGCCTATTTAATCAGCTTCGATTTAAAGATGACCCTAATGGCTTGTTCGTTGGTCCAGGCTCACGTTCGTGTCACATATCAAGCAGATGTCAGGTCAGCCTCGCTCACACGCTTTTTCTTTGCTTCTCATGCAGTCGTCTGCTTGGCCAGTACAACGGGCTTCAACACCAGCTTCGTCAAACACATCCCCGCCAGACCTAAAGAGCCCTTAAATATCTTCTCTATAAAGGCGAGTGCAGCGCGGCGTCCCGTCTGGAGCCTGCACGGCGTCTTTCAGCTCAGTAATCAGCTGGCCTGTGTCTCCGGCATGACCCCGTCTCTCAACACCTGCAACACCAGCTGCACTGGTGAGTTCGAGAAGATAATAGTCGTAACACTGCATGCTATGTTTTCTGAATTTATCGTTTCTCGCTTTTCCCAAAAGCTTTTACTGATGATGACGTCACAGATGACATCGCCTGCTTGAATACCATAATTAGCAGCATGTAAGTACACAGACTATGGACAATGCATTGCTTAATGAACGATCTAGATGTAATTTCGTAGTTACTGGATGACATTAcagtttattgaaataaaatctagAAAACCTTTCCATGTTTCTCTTCTTACCAACACGACCCATAATTGTTTCCCTTTTATGTAAAGTCGTAGTAATGCCGTCTTTTGCCACGGAAGCACATCGTGACGTAAAAACAATCTGATGTTCATTTGACATTTGACTACGCCGACTCACACTTACGAGAATCCTGAAAACGTAAAAGGGTTTCATTGCATTCATAAcgttatttttttgtctttacagTAAACCTAAACCCAAGAACAGCACCAATCTTCCACTTGTAACGTAAGTTGAAAACAATCGATTTGTGACTGcttatgatttcaaatatgcaaaaaaagtatCTCCATTTTGTCCAACCTGGTCTCGtgaaaaaatatgtacctctgagCACTTTTTGCTAAACGCCATTTTATGCACTTTACTAAATGTCCACTaagttcaatatgtgaaccctagcacatttttataattttttttaagtattgccctacaccaaatcccaCGCTAAAACCCACCCGATAGCGTTAATTAATGCAAAACTATCAAAAGGCATTTGTCgatgcaactgtgccatttcaacttccttctATGC is a window from the Puntigrus tetrazona isolate hp1 chromosome 1, ASM1883169v1, whole genome shotgun sequence genome containing:
- the LOC122353241 gene encoding sperm acrosome-associated protein 5, coding for MKSMLAGLALVLLVLGVTEGRIISKCELKKKLETAQIQVIRAMGENMTANDLNYRLVCLASTTGFNTSFVKHIPARPKEPLNIFSIKASAARRPVWSLHGVFQLSNQLACVSGMTPSLNTCNTSCTAFTDDDVTDDIACLNTIISSIKPKPKNSTNLPLVTLSTILVKECHSRVPSSYYAECSIAATPMTETSPMSETTV